TGGGGGCCTGCCAGGCGGTGGGCGGCAATATTGTGCGGGACGCCTTTGGCGTGGTGGCCATGGTGGCCATGACGCCGCTGATCACCCTTCAGGTCATGGGAGTGATCTATCAGTACCGGTTCGCCTGTGCAAAGAGCAGGGAGGCGGCTGCCGTTCCCTATCTGGATACCTGGGGAGAGGACGATATCATAGAATTGTAGGAGGAAGAGTATGAACCATATCTATATGCTGGGACTGATCACTAACCGGGGAATGCGGGAACGGTTCCTTCATTTCTTCCGGGAATATCATATCGAGGTGACGTTCGCTGCCCTGGGAAGAGGAACTGCGGGAAGCGCGCTCCTGGATTACCTGGGCATGGAGGATACAGAGAAAGCGGTTTACTTCGCAGTGATCACCCGGGATACCTGGCAGGAACTGAAGAAGGCTCTGTACGCTCGGATGCGGATCGACATTCCGGGACGGGGGATCGCCTTTCTGATCCCGCTGAGCAGCGTGGGAGGCAAGAAGGTCCTGCAGTATCTTACGGTAGGTCAGAAGATTGAGATCGAGGAGGAGAGCACATTGCAGAATACAGAATATGAATTGCTGGTGGCGATCGCCAATTCCGGATACACAGAGGTAATCATGGATGCGGCCAGAAGCGCCCATGCTCCGGGAGGCACGGTCCTTCATGCCAAGGGAACAGGAGCAGAACACGCAGAACGGTTCCTGGGGATCAGCCTTGCGGAAGAAAAAGAAATGGTATTTATCGTGGTGAAAGCCGCGCGGAAAAACGCGATTATGCGAGCCATCATGGAACAGGCCGGAACGGACTCCAAAGCCGGGACGGTTGTATTTTCCCTCCCGGTAACGGAGACAGCCGGCCTGCGCATGATGGAAGAAATGGATGAAGATTAATTCCAGAAGTCGGTTTTATCTTTCAGCTGGATATCCGCAGCCTTGAACTCCGGATCCCTGCCTTCTTTTTTCTGCTTCATATAGTCCTGCATGGCCCGGATGGCAGGTCCTCCCAGGATCAGGATCACCGGAAGGTTGATGAGGGCCATGAGCCCCATCAGGACGTCGGCCATATTCCATACCAGGCCAAATTCCATGGTGGCTCCTGCCAGTACCACAAGGGCGGCTACGATACGGAAGATGTTGAGAAGGACTTTGCCGGGTTTCCGGCCGCAGAGGAACTGCAGGCCCATCTCCGCATAGTAGAAGTTGCCGATCAGTGTGGTGAAGGCAAACAGACACAGCGCGATGGTGATGAAGATGGTTCCGAATCCGCCCAGAGAGCTGGAGGCGGCAGCCTGTACCCAGGGCATTCCCGCCTGCTCTACAGAAGGAGCAGTGCCGGAGCAAAGCAGCATGAACGCGGTGGCGGAACAGATCAGGATGGTATCGATGAATACAGACAGCATCTGGACCAGTCCCTGTTTTACCGGATGAGAGACCGCCGCGCTTGCAGCCGCGTTTGGGGCGGAACCCACACCGGCCTCATTGGAGAACAGTCCCCGCTTGATACCGTTCATGATACAGGACCCTGCGAATCCGCCGAATATAGCCTGGAAATCAAAGGCATTGCTGAAAATATCCGCAAACATGCCAGGGATCAGCTGGTAGTGGGTAACTACGATGAAAAGAGCTACCGCCAGGTAGAAGATCCCCATCAAGGGAACCAGGACGCCTGTGATCCGGGAGATCTGCTTGCTGCCGCCGAAGATGGAGACTGCGAAGATCAGAGCCAGGATCACGCCCACAAGCAGGGGAGTCATCTTGGGATCAAAGAAGCTGTAAGCCCGGAAGGAGTCGGCAATGTTGAAGGAGGCCACCAGGTTGAATCCGCCCATGTAGGTGCAGATCAGGGTGACTGCGAACAGAACGCCGATCCAGTGCTTCTTAAGCGCTGCCTGGATATAGTAGGCAGGGCCGCCGTAGGAGCTGCCGTCCTCTGCCCGGTGTTTGTAGATCTGGGCCAGGGTGCTCTCGATGAAAGCAGAGGCGCTTCCAAGGATGGCGGTCAGCCACATCCAGAATACAGCGCCTGCGCCGCCCAGGCAGATGGCAGTGGAGATACCGGCGATATTTCCGGTTCCCACACGGGAGGCCGTGGATACCATGAGAGCCTGGAAGGATGAAAGACCGTTCTTGTCATTGCCTGGCTGCGCGACTACCCGCAGGGACTCCACAAACATGCGGAACTGGACAAAGCGGGTCCGGATGGAGAAATAAATGCCGGCGCCCAGCAGAAGAACGATCAGAATGTAGCTGTACAGAAGATTGCTGATGGTGCTGATGATTTCT
This window of the Massilistercora timonensis genome carries:
- a CDS encoding alanine/glycine:cation symporter family protein; the protein is MFAEIISTISNLLYSYILIVLLLGAGIYFSIRTRFVQFRMFVESLRVVAQPGNDKNGLSSFQALMVSTASRVGTGNIAGISTAICLGGAGAVFWMWLTAILGSASAFIESTLAQIYKHRAEDGSSYGGPAYYIQAALKKHWIGVLFAVTLICTYMGGFNLVASFNIADSFRAYSFFDPKMTPLLVGVILALIFAVSIFGGSKQISRITGVLVPLMGIFYLAVALFIVVTHYQLIPGMFADIFSNAFDFQAIFGGFAGSCIMNGIKRGLFSNEAGVGSAPNAAASAAVSHPVKQGLVQMLSVFIDTILICSATAFMLLCSGTAPSVEQAGMPWVQAAASSSLGGFGTIFITIALCLFAFTTLIGNFYYAEMGLQFLCGRKPGKVLLNIFRIVAALVVLAGATMEFGLVWNMADVLMGLMALINLPVILILGGPAIRAMQDYMKQKKEGRDPEFKAADIQLKDKTDFWN
- a CDS encoding P-II family nitrogen regulator; its protein translation is MNHIYMLGLITNRGMRERFLHFFREYHIEVTFAALGRGTAGSALLDYLGMEDTEKAVYFAVITRDTWQELKKALYARMRIDIPGRGIAFLIPLSSVGGKKVLQYLTVGQKIEIEEESTLQNTEYELLVAIANSGYTEVIMDAARSAHAPGGTVLHAKGTGAEHAERFLGISLAEEKEMVFIVVKAARKNAIMRAIMEQAGTDSKAGTVVFSLPVTETAGLRMMEEMDED